One Leishmania infantum JPCM5 genome chromosome 26 genomic window carries:
- a CDS encoding putative ribosomal protein L38: MPREIKTLKEFLAICSRKDARCVKVKHNPSATKFKVRCSRYLYTLVVNDKKKADKIERSIHPSVKKIAVTARSHAKTNAGSKQ; the protein is encoded by the coding sequence ATGCCGCGTGAGATTAAGACCCTGAAGGAGTTTCTCGCCATCTGCTCCCGCAAGGATGCGCGGTGCGTGAAGGTGAAGCACAACCCCAGCGCCACCAAGTTCAAGgtccgctgcagccgctaCCTCTACACGCTGGTCGTGAACGACAAGAAGAAGGCCGACAAGATCGAGCGCTCCATCCACCCGTCCGTGAAGAAGATCGCCGTGACTGCCCGCTCGCACGCCAAGACGAACGCCGGCTCCAAGCAGTAA